A window of Selenomonas ruminantium subsp. lactilytica TAM6421 contains these coding sequences:
- a CDS encoding RNA-guided endonuclease InsQ/TnpB family protein, whose protein sequence is MQRAVKIRLLPTKEQECLFWKSAGTARWAYNYFLEANEAAYKAWLKNDKVGKRSVSEGEIRKHINNVLKKTTHTWLKEVGSNVMKQAVKDANLALQRYFKGISGKPKFKSRHRSKISFYVNYESLVRKPNGFHGEKIGFVKTAAPLPKIPKGKKYANPHISFDGRYWYLSVGYEVQQEETELTGGSLGIDLGIKSLAIVSNEDATETHFYKNINKSAEVRRLEKKLKREQRKASRKLESNIKSHDKNRHPIWIRPLRECRNLDKQNKKIQLIHKRLTDIRNNHLHQTTSEIVKTKPSQIVMENLNVKGMMKNKHLSEAIAKQKFYEFKRQIQYKAEMYGIKVIEVDRFYASSKTCSHCGNVKKDLKLSDRIYVCPVCGAKLDRDLNAAINLANYKMA, encoded by the coding sequence ATGCAGAGAGCGGTAAAGATAAGGCTTCTGCCTACTAAAGAGCAAGAGTGTCTGTTCTGGAAAAGTGCCGGGACTGCCCGTTGGGCATACAATTACTTTCTCGAAGCGAACGAAGCGGCCTACAAGGCATGGCTTAAAAATGACAAGGTCGGCAAGCGTAGCGTCAGCGAGGGCGAAATAAGGAAACACATCAACAACGTCCTAAAGAAAACAACCCATACATGGCTTAAAGAGGTAGGAAGCAATGTAATGAAACAAGCTGTTAAGGACGCAAACCTGGCCTTGCAAAGATATTTCAAGGGCATATCTGGGAAACCTAAATTCAAGAGCCGTCATAGGAGCAAGATTAGTTTCTATGTGAACTACGAAAGCCTTGTGAGGAAGCCAAATGGCTTCCATGGTGAGAAGATAGGTTTTGTGAAGACAGCGGCTCCCCTGCCTAAGATACCAAAAGGCAAGAAATATGCCAATCCGCATATATCCTTTGATGGCAGGTATTGGTATCTGTCAGTTGGCTATGAAGTTCAGCAGGAAGAAACTGAGCTGACTGGCGGGAGTCTGGGCATAGACCTTGGTATTAAGTCGTTGGCGATTGTTTCTAACGAGGACGCTACAGAAACCCACTTCTACAAGAACATCAATAAGTCTGCGGAAGTAAGAAGGTTGGAAAAGAAGCTGAAGCGTGAGCAACGAAAGGCATCTCGCAAACTGGAATCAAATATCAAGAGCCACGACAAAAATCGCCATCCGATATGGATTCGCCCACTTCGAGAATGTAGGAACCTAGACAAGCAGAACAAGAAAATACAGCTTATTCACAAACGCCTTACAGACATTCGCAACAATCATCTTCATCAGACAACATCTGAGATAGTGAAAACCAAGCCGTCACAGATAGTCATGGAGAATTTGAATGTCAAGGGCATGATGAAGAATAAGCACCTGTCAGAAGCTATCGCAAAACAAAAATTCTATGAGTTTAAGCGGCAGATTCAGTACAAGGCTGAAATGTACGGCATAAAGGTCATAGAGGTAGACAGATTCTATGCAAGCTCCAAAACTTGCAGTCATTGCGGAAATGTCAAAAAGGACTTGAAGCTTTCAGACCGCATTTATGTCTGCCCTGTATGCGGAGCAAAGCTGGACAGGGATTTGAACGCTGCTATCAACTTAGCAAATTATAAGATGGCTTAG
- a CDS encoding regulatory protein RecX yields the protein MWGRPNYGGPKRPPTKPALVAAVDLLARQEYSESRLYEKLQAKGYEDEEIAAAMAKLQEKHYLNDEESCPRRFNYLYTDSSYSVRQICEKLKQKGYPYALVKSCIPEDREAVNEREYEKALRVLESKYKRSQDKQKLMAALFRRGYQSSAIYRAVNEFLSDNDE from the coding sequence ATGTGGGGAAGACCCAACTATGGCGGCCCCAAGCGGCCGCCTACCAAACCTGCTTTAGTTGCTGCTGTGGATCTGCTGGCCCGGCAGGAGTACAGTGAGAGCCGTTTGTATGAAAAGCTCCAGGCCAAAGGCTATGAGGACGAGGAAATTGCCGCCGCTATGGCGAAACTGCAGGAAAAGCATTATCTGAATGATGAAGAATCCTGTCCCCGGCGGTTTAACTATCTTTATACGGACAGCAGCTATTCAGTGCGGCAGATCTGTGAGAAGCTCAAGCAGAAGGGGTATCCTTACGCCTTGGTGAAGTCCTGTATCCCAGAAGACCGGGAAGCGGTTAATGAGCGGGAATACGAAAAAGCCCTGCGGGTACTGGAGAGCAAGTACAAGCGCAGCCAGGACAAACAGAAACTCATGGCGGCCCTGTTTCGCAGAGGCTACCAGAGTTCGGCTATTTACCGGGCTGTAAATGAATTTTTGAGCGACAATGACGAATAA
- the recA gene encoding recombinase RecA — MAADKDKVGRITEEDSKKTALANALKKIEKDFGKGSIMRLGDARAQMNVAVIPTGILPIDIALGTGGIPRGRIIEIYGPESSGKTTVTLHMIAEAQKNGGIAAFIDAEHALDPVYAQKLGVDIDELLISQPDTGEQALDIVDALVRSGAIDIIVVDSVAALVPKAEIDGEMGDSHVGLHARLMSQAMRKLTGVINKSQTVAIFINQIREKVGVVYGSPEVTTGGRALKFYSSVRMEVRKGEKIMQGSDLVGNRTKVKIVKNKIAPPFKTAEFDIIFGEGVSRIGTLIDMGVELEIVDKSGAWFSYEGTRLGQGKEKAKAALEENPALIDEIEAKIRAKLSADQEALEKAAPTDASDEPAED; from the coding sequence ATGGCAGCAGATAAAGACAAGGTAGGACGGATTACCGAAGAAGACAGCAAGAAAACGGCCCTGGCCAATGCCCTCAAGAAGATTGAGAAGGATTTTGGCAAAGGTTCGATTATGAGATTGGGGGATGCCCGTGCCCAGATGAATGTGGCAGTTATCCCCACGGGTATTCTGCCCATCGATATAGCCTTGGGCACCGGCGGCATTCCACGGGGCCGTATCATCGAAATCTACGGTCCAGAATCTTCCGGTAAGACCACCGTAACCCTGCATATGATTGCCGAAGCTCAGAAAAACGGCGGCATTGCAGCCTTCATCGATGCAGAGCATGCGCTGGATCCCGTGTATGCTCAGAAGCTAGGTGTCGATATCGACGAACTGCTGATTTCCCAGCCGGATACCGGTGAGCAGGCGCTCGATATCGTGGATGCCCTCGTGCGCAGCGGCGCCATTGACATCATCGTCGTGGACTCCGTAGCAGCTCTGGTGCCGAAGGCGGAAATCGACGGCGAGATGGGTGACAGCCATGTGGGCCTTCATGCCCGTCTGATGAGCCAGGCCATGAGAAAGCTTACGGGTGTCATCAATAAATCCCAGACGGTAGCCATCTTCATCAACCAGATCCGTGAGAAGGTGGGCGTGGTTTATGGCAGCCCCGAGGTTACCACGGGCGGCCGTGCCCTGAAGTTCTATTCTTCCGTGCGCATGGAAGTACGCAAGGGCGAAAAGATCATGCAGGGTTCCGATTTGGTAGGTAACCGCACGAAGGTCAAGATTGTGAAGAACAAGATTGCGCCTCCCTTCAAAACGGCAGAATTCGATATCATCTTTGGCGAAGGTGTTTCCCGCATCGGCACTCTTATCGATATGGGCGTGGAACTGGAAATCGTGGACAAGAGCGGTGCCTGGTTCTCCTATGAGGGCACTCGTCTGGGTCAGGGCAAGGAAAAGGCCAAGGCAGCGCTGGAGGAAAATCCGGCTCTGATCGATGAGATCGAGGCCAAGATCCGGGCTAAACTGTCGGCGGATCAGGAGGCTTTGGAGAAAGCGGCACCCACCGATGCCAGCGACGAGCCGGCTGAGGACTAA
- a CDS encoding Hpt domain-containing protein encodes MEQLEIKQILSDAGTDYNKGLERFMGNVALYHKFLLKFLDDSSFAKFKESFAASDMEQAAKSVHTLKGTAGNLSLMSLFTAADEMVQALRVGKSSQETGPLAEQVEKVYNETCEAIRKTIK; translated from the coding sequence ATGGAACAGTTAGAAATCAAGCAGATCCTGAGTGATGCCGGTACAGATTACAACAAAGGTCTGGAACGCTTTATGGGCAATGTGGCTCTCTATCATAAGTTTTTGCTAAAATTCCTGGATGACAGTTCGTTTGCCAAGTTCAAGGAAAGTTTCGCTGCCAGCGATATGGAGCAGGCGGCCAAGAGCGTGCATACACTGAAGGGCACAGCGGGCAACCTCAGCCTTATGAGCCTTTTCACTGCAGCTGATGAGATGGTACAGGCCCTGCGGGTGGGAAAAAGTTCCCAGGAGACCGGACCATTGGCCGAGCAGGTGGAAAAAGTCTATAACGAGACCTGCGAAGCCATTAGAAAAACCATAAAATAA
- a CDS encoding metal-sensing transcriptional repressor → MEHHEHTEHEHTHVLADGTVVTHSHGEHGHTHSHAHTKAVLNRMSRLIGHLESIKTMVEQGRDCSEVLIQLSAVRSAINGVSKIILKDHMEHCVVDAVRDNDQEALEQLNKAIDQFLK, encoded by the coding sequence ATGGAACATCACGAACATACGGAACATGAACATACCCATGTGCTGGCCGATGGTACTGTCGTAACCCATAGTCATGGAGAGCATGGCCATACCCATAGCCATGCTCATACCAAGGCCGTGCTGAACCGCATGTCCCGGCTCATTGGCCATCTGGAATCCATCAAGACCATGGTGGAACAGGGCAGGGACTGCAGCGAGGTGCTGATTCAGCTCTCGGCAGTGCGCAGCGCTATCAACGGTGTCAGCAAGATCATCCTCAAGGACCATATGGAGCACTGCGTTGTAGATGCAGTGCGGGACAATGACCAGGAGGCTTTGGAACAGCTGAACAAGGCCATTGACCAGTTCTTGAAGTAA
- the ileS gene encoding isoleucine--tRNA ligase codes for MYSKVDTNLNFVDREKEVLKFWKDNNIAQKAIDQREGCDTFTFYDGPPTANGKPHIGHVLTRVIKDMLPRYQSMKGKKVLRKAGWDTHGLPVELEVEKLVGINGKEQIEEYGIEPFIKKCRESVWKYKGMWEEFSDVVGFWADMEHPYITYENDFIESEWWALKEIWNKGLLYKGHKVVPYCPRCGTPLSSHEVAQGYKDVKERSAMVKFKVKDEDAYFLAWTTTPWTLPSNLGLCVNPEVDYVKIKVDGTVYYMAEALVESVFEGVEGEREVLERFKGKDLEYREYEPLYDFAVGKIKKKAFFVVCDDYVTTSDGTGIVHLAPAFGEDDNRVCRKYDMPFVQFVNNKGEMTEETDWAGVFVKDADPMIIDDLKKTGKLFKAPKFEHSYPHCWRCDTPLIYYARETWFIKMTDVKDKLIANNNKVNWIPKSIGEGRFGDWLEHVQDWGLSRNRYWGTPLPVWECECGHQHTIGSIAELKEMSDNCPDDIELHRPYIDAVTIKCPECGKEMHRVPEVIDCWFDSGSMPFAQWHYPFENKDIFEKRFPADFISEAVDQTRGWFYSLIAISTLLFDEAPYKNVIVLGHVQDKDGRKMSKSKGNAVDPMEALGQHGADAIRWYFYENSAPWLPNRFHDDAVQEGQRKFMGTLWNTYAFFVLYANIDNFDATKYTLDYDKLPVMDKWVLSRLNTMVKEVDNDLANYKVTEAAKALQAFTDELSNWYVRRSRARFWAKGMEQDKINAYMTLYTALVTTAKAAAPLVPFITESIYRNLVCSIDKNAPESVHLADYPVANEAWIDEELEKNMELVLEIVVLGRASRNETNIKNRQPVAHMYVNADRELSDFFKEIVEDELNVKEVVFKDDMEEYLTYSFKPNFRVLGPKVGKQIGAVKGALEKLNGHKAKAELDSTGKLVVALTDGEVTLTTEDVEVSMAQTEGFNCQRYNGVTIALDTTLTEELLEEGFVREVISKVQTMRKENGFEVTDHIKVSLSGNEKLQAIVAKNEDYLKEITLADSVEYGKLSGTEKEWNINGENITIAVE; via the coding sequence TTGTACAGCAAGGTAGACACCAACTTGAACTTCGTGGACAGAGAGAAGGAAGTTCTGAAATTCTGGAAAGACAATAACATCGCCCAGAAGGCGATTGACCAGCGTGAAGGCTGCGATACCTTCACCTTCTATGATGGCCCGCCGACGGCTAACGGCAAGCCCCATATCGGCCATGTGCTGACCCGCGTCATCAAGGATATGCTGCCCCGTTATCAGTCCATGAAGGGCAAGAAGGTGCTTAGAAAAGCCGGCTGGGATACTCATGGCCTGCCCGTAGAGCTGGAAGTGGAAAAGCTCGTGGGCATCAACGGCAAGGAACAGATTGAAGAATACGGCATTGAGCCCTTCATCAAGAAGTGCCGCGAGTCCGTTTGGAAATACAAGGGGATGTGGGAAGAGTTCTCCGATGTGGTCGGCTTCTGGGCTGATATGGAACATCCTTATATCACTTATGAGAACGACTTTATCGAATCCGAATGGTGGGCTCTCAAAGAAATCTGGAACAAGGGCCTCCTCTACAAGGGGCATAAGGTTGTTCCCTACTGCCCCCGTTGCGGCACCCCGCTGTCTTCCCACGAAGTAGCCCAGGGCTATAAGGACGTCAAAGAACGCTCCGCCATGGTGAAGTTCAAGGTCAAGGATGAGGATGCATACTTCCTGGCTTGGACCACGACGCCCTGGACGCTGCCCTCCAACCTGGGGCTCTGCGTGAACCCCGAGGTTGACTATGTGAAGATCAAGGTAGACGGCACCGTTTACTACATGGCTGAAGCTCTCGTGGAATCTGTTTTTGAAGGCGTGGAAGGCGAGCGCGAAGTGCTGGAACGCTTCAAGGGCAAGGATCTCGAATACCGTGAATATGAACCACTTTATGACTTCGCTGTAGGCAAAATCAAGAAAAAGGCCTTCTTCGTGGTCTGCGATGATTATGTCACTACCTCCGATGGTACGGGTATCGTACATCTGGCTCCGGCCTTTGGTGAGGACGATAACCGCGTCTGCCGCAAGTATGATATGCCTTTCGTGCAGTTCGTCAACAACAAGGGCGAAATGACGGAGGAAACCGATTGGGCCGGCGTATTCGTGAAAGATGCCGATCCTATGATCATCGATGACCTCAAGAAGACGGGCAAGCTCTTCAAGGCACCGAAGTTTGAGCACAGCTATCCGCATTGCTGGCGCTGTGACACGCCGCTTATCTACTATGCCCGGGAAACCTGGTTTATCAAGATGACGGATGTCAAGGATAAGCTCATCGCCAACAATAATAAGGTTAACTGGATTCCGAAATCCATCGGCGAAGGCCGTTTCGGTGACTGGCTGGAACATGTGCAGGATTGGGGCCTGTCCCGTAACCGTTACTGGGGCACGCCGCTGCCGGTTTGGGAATGCGAATGCGGCCATCAGCATACCATCGGTTCCATTGCCGAACTCAAGGAAATGAGCGACAACTGCCCGGATGATATCGAACTACACCGTCCGTATATCGATGCGGTGACCATCAAGTGCCCGGAATGCGGCAAGGAAATGCACCGCGTGCCGGAAGTTATCGACTGCTGGTTCGACTCCGGTTCTATGCCGTTTGCTCAGTGGCATTATCCGTTCGAAAACAAGGATATCTTCGAGAAACGCTTCCCGGCAGATTTCATCTCTGAAGCCGTTGACCAGACCCGCGGCTGGTTCTACTCACTGATTGCCATTTCCACCCTGCTCTTTGACGAAGCTCCTTACAAGAATGTCATCGTGCTGGGCCATGTCCAGGATAAGGATGGCCGTAAGATGAGTAAGTCCAAGGGCAACGCCGTAGATCCTATGGAGGCTCTGGGCCAGCATGGCGCCGATGCCATCCGTTGGTACTTCTATGAGAACAGCGCTCCCTGGCTGCCCAACCGCTTCCATGATGATGCGGTACAGGAAGGCCAGCGCAAGTTTATGGGCACCCTTTGGAATACTTACGCCTTCTTCGTGCTCTATGCCAATATCGACAACTTCGATGCCACGAAGTACACCCTGGATTACGACAAGCTGCCGGTTATGGATAAGTGGGTGCTGAGCCGCCTGAACACCATGGTGAAGGAAGTGGACAATGACCTGGCTAACTACAAGGTCACGGAAGCTGCCAAGGCTCTGCAGGCCTTCACGGATGAGCTGTCCAACTGGTATGTGCGCCGCAGCCGTGCCCGCTTCTGGGCCAAGGGCATGGAGCAGGATAAGATCAATGCTTACATGACGCTCTATACGGCTCTCGTGACCACGGCCAAAGCCGCCGCTCCGCTGGTGCCGTTCATCACCGAATCCATCTATCGGAATCTCGTTTGCAGCATCGATAAGAATGCACCGGAATCTGTACATCTGGCTGATTACCCTGTGGCCAACGAAGCCTGGATTGACGAAGAACTGGAAAAGAACATGGAGCTGGTTCTGGAAATCGTTGTGCTGGGCCGCGCGTCCCGTAACGAAACCAACATCAAGAACCGCCAGCCCGTGGCCCATATGTATGTCAATGCTGATCGCGAACTCTCCGACTTCTTCAAGGAAATCGTGGAGGACGAGCTCAACGTGAAGGAAGTTGTCTTCAAAGACGATATGGAAGAATATCTGACCTACAGCTTCAAGCCGAACTTCCGCGTATTGGGCCCGAAGGTGGGCAAGCAGATCGGTGCCGTCAAAGGTGCTCTCGAAAAGCTCAACGGTCATAAGGCCAAGGCTGAACTGGATTCCACGGGCAAGCTCGTCGTAGCTCTAACCGATGGGGAAGTGACGTTGACTACCGAGGATGTGGAAGTTTCCATGGCCCAGACGGAAGGCTTCAACTGCCAGCGCTATAACGGCGTGACCATCGCTCTGGATACCACCCTGACGGAAGAACTCCTCGAAGAAGGCTTTGTCCGTGAGGTCATCAGCAAGGTACAGACCATGCGCAAGGAAAACGGCTTCGAAGTCACTGACCATATCAAAGTCAGCCTCTCCGGCAATGAGAAACTCCAGGCCATTGTAGCCAAGAATGAGGACTATCTCAAGGAAATCACTTTGGCTGATTCCGTAGAATATGGAAAACTTTCCGGCACGGAGAAGGAATGGAACATCAACGGCGAGAATATTACTATAGCGGTAGAATAA
- the aguB gene encoding N-carbamoylputrescine amidase: protein MMRNVTVAAIQMKMTAVVSENISKAEALVREAGAKGAQVILLPELFERPYFCQQRQYDFYAYATTVEENPAVKHFRPIAKELAVVMPISFYEREGTRLFNTIAMLDADGSVMGVYRKTHIPDDHYYQEKFYFTPGNTGFKVWDTRYGKIGVGICWDQWFPEAARAMALQGAEMLLYPTAIGSEPILETDSMPHWRRCMQGHAGSNLLPVIAANRIGVEQVEPCAENGGQSSSLDFYGSSFITDNTGAILVEAGRREEQVLTASFDLDQYAKDRLSWGLFRDRRPEMYQELVR, encoded by the coding sequence ATAATGCGCAACGTGACCGTAGCTGCCATTCAGATGAAAATGACGGCAGTGGTAAGTGAGAATATAAGCAAGGCAGAGGCATTGGTGCGGGAAGCCGGCGCTAAGGGGGCGCAGGTAATCCTGCTGCCAGAGCTGTTCGAGCGCCCCTATTTCTGCCAGCAGCGGCAGTATGATTTTTATGCTTATGCCACCACGGTGGAGGAAAATCCCGCCGTTAAGCATTTCCGGCCCATCGCCAAAGAACTGGCGGTGGTGATGCCCATCAGCTTCTACGAACGGGAGGGCACCCGGCTTTTCAACACCATTGCCATGCTGGATGCGGATGGTTCCGTAATGGGGGTATATCGCAAGACTCATATTCCCGATGACCATTACTATCAGGAAAAATTCTACTTCACGCCGGGCAACACGGGCTTTAAGGTCTGGGATACCCGCTATGGCAAAATCGGCGTGGGCATTTGCTGGGATCAGTGGTTCCCCGAAGCTGCCCGGGCCATGGCCCTGCAGGGAGCAGAGATGCTGCTCTATCCCACGGCCATCGGTTCCGAACCAATCCTCGAAACCGACAGCATGCCCCATTGGCGCCGCTGCATGCAGGGGCACGCGGGCAGCAATCTCCTGCCGGTTATCGCGGCGAATCGCATTGGCGTGGAGCAGGTGGAACCCTGCGCCGAAAACGGCGGCCAGTCCTCGTCCTTGGACTTCTACGGTTCCTCCTTTATCACGGATAATACCGGGGCCATCCTGGTGGAAGCCGGCCGCAGGGAGGAGCAGGTGCTGACAGCCAGTTTCGATCTGGATCAATACGCCAAAGACCGGCTGAGCTGGGGGCTGTTCCGCGACCGCCGTCCGGAAATGTATCAGGAGCTGGTCCGTTAA
- the aguA gene encoding agmatine deiminase, producing MMIKDSTPKADGFYMPAEFSPHAGTFLIWPVRPGSWTNAGADVQPVFVELIREISAVEELYLLVDEAHRPQAENMLKDLPQQHIHYLAIPTDDAWARDMGPTYVIDGQGRRRGINWRFNAWGGDFDGLYPDYGQDDAAAEKMCAALGDELYDAGDFVLEGGSIHVDGEGTVVVTEACLLSQGRNPDLSKEQIEAMLLKYLGAEKVIWLPRGIHNDETNEHVDNVFAFVRPGEVLLAWTDDKDDPQYELSQADLEVLESATDARGRKFVIHKLPIPQEPVCITAEEADSFTFEEGEDRREPGERLAASYVNFYLCNGKVILPQFGDEMDIEAQRILGKCFPERKVVPLPAKAVIVGGGNFHCLTQQIPAIER from the coding sequence ATGATGATAAAGGATAGCACACCCAAAGCTGATGGCTTTTATATGCCCGCGGAGTTTTCCCCCCATGCGGGGACTTTCCTGATATGGCCTGTCCGGCCCGGTTCCTGGACAAATGCCGGTGCTGATGTGCAGCCGGTGTTTGTGGAGCTGATCCGGGAGATCTCGGCGGTGGAGGAGCTTTATCTGCTGGTGGATGAAGCGCATCGCCCGCAGGCTGAGAATATGCTCAAAGACTTGCCACAGCAGCATATCCATTATCTGGCTATTCCCACGGATGATGCCTGGGCCAGGGATATGGGGCCTACCTATGTAATTGACGGCCAGGGCAGGCGCCGGGGCATCAATTGGCGTTTCAATGCCTGGGGGGGCGATTTTGACGGCCTCTACCCGGATTACGGGCAGGATGATGCGGCGGCAGAGAAGATGTGTGCGGCTTTAGGGGATGAACTCTACGATGCCGGCGATTTTGTGCTGGAGGGCGGCTCCATCCATGTGGATGGGGAAGGAACGGTTGTCGTGACCGAAGCCTGCCTGCTTTCCCAGGGACGTAATCCTGACCTGTCCAAAGAGCAGATTGAAGCAATGCTGCTGAAGTATCTGGGGGCGGAAAAAGTCATCTGGCTGCCCCGGGGCATCCATAACGATGAAACAAATGAGCATGTGGATAATGTCTTTGCATTTGTAAGGCCCGGGGAAGTGTTGCTGGCCTGGACCGACGATAAGGATGATCCGCAGTATGAGCTGAGTCAGGCGGATCTGGAGGTGCTGGAGTCGGCCACCGATGCCAGGGGGCGCAAATTTGTCATCCATAAACTGCCCATCCCGCAGGAGCCCGTCTGTATTACGGCGGAAGAAGCCGACAGCTTTACCTTCGAGGAAGGTGAGGACAGGCGGGAGCCCGGTGAGCGGCTGGCGGCCAGCTATGTGAATTTCTATCTTTGCAATGGCAAGGTCATTCTGCCCCAGTTCGGGGATGAAATGGACATAGAGGCTCAGCGTATCTTAGGGAAATGCTTCCCGGAGCGCAAAGTAGTGCCACTGCCTGCCAAAGCCGTAATCGTGGGCGGCGGCAATTTCCATTGCCTGACGCAGCAGATTCCAGCTATTGAGAGGTGA
- the nspC gene encoding carboxynorspermidine decarboxylase, which yields MKIDRVPTPAYVVDEQALENNLQILQEVKAAAGCKILLAQKCFSMFAEYPLIGKYLDGATASGLYEARLGHEEMEGENHVFSPAYRPEEIEEIAGICDHVIFNSFSQLRRFGAKVKAIQQKRGVQHGIGLRINPECSTQDHAIYDPCAAGSRLGVTAEDFAKMAAVEPELFALLDGLHFHTLCEQNSDALAETLQAVEQKFGRWLEQDSIHWLNMGGGHHITRADYDRQLLIDLVQSVREKYGVEVYLEPGEAVALNAGYLVTEVLDTVTNHGTHILLLDASAACHMPDVLEMPYRPPLKDSGEAGEKAYNYRLSSCTCLAGDIIGDYSFDREILPGDRLYFEDMAIYSMVKNNTFNGMALPAIWKMNAAGDCTLVKKFGYKDFKERLS from the coding sequence ATGAAAATCGACAGAGTGCCCACGCCCGCCTATGTGGTGGATGAGCAGGCCTTAGAGAACAACCTGCAGATATTGCAGGAAGTCAAAGCGGCGGCAGGCTGCAAGATCCTGCTGGCGCAAAAATGCTTTTCCATGTTTGCCGAGTACCCGTTGATTGGCAAATACCTGGACGGTGCCACCGCCAGCGGCCTTTATGAGGCAAGACTGGGCCATGAGGAAATGGAGGGGGAGAACCATGTGTTTTCCCCTGCCTACCGGCCAGAAGAAATCGAGGAGATTGCTGGTATCTGCGATCATGTGATCTTCAATTCCTTTTCCCAGCTGCGCCGTTTTGGGGCTAAAGTCAAGGCGATACAACAGAAGCGGGGCGTGCAGCATGGCATTGGCCTGCGCATCAATCCCGAGTGCTCCACCCAGGACCATGCCATCTATGATCCCTGTGCAGCCGGTTCCCGGTTGGGAGTGACGGCAGAGGATTTTGCCAAGATGGCGGCAGTTGAACCAGAGCTCTTTGCTCTGCTGGATGGCCTGCATTTCCATACCCTCTGCGAACAGAACAGTGATGCCCTGGCGGAAACCCTGCAGGCTGTGGAGCAGAAGTTTGGCCGCTGGCTGGAGCAGGATTCTATCCATTGGCTCAATATGGGCGGCGGCCATCATATCACGCGGGCGGATTATGACCGTCAGCTGCTGATTGACCTTGTCCAATCCGTTCGGGAAAAATACGGCGTAGAAGTCTATCTGGAACCCGGTGAGGCCGTGGCGCTCAATGCGGGCTATCTAGTCACCGAGGTATTGGACACGGTAACGAACCATGGCACCCATATTCTGCTATTGGATGCGTCTGCCGCCTGCCATATGCCCGACGTATTGGAGATGCCCTATCGGCCACCTTTGAAAGATTCCGGGGAAGCCGGGGAGAAAGCCTATAACTATAGACTTTCTTCCTGCACCTGTCTGGCCGGGGATATCATCGGGGATTATTCCTTTGACCGGGAAATCCTGCCGGGGGACAGGCTCTATTTTGAGGATATGGCCATCTATTCCATGGTGAAGAACAACACTTTCAACGGCATGGCTCTGCCTGCCATCTGGAAGATGAATGCGGCTGGCGATTGTACGCTGGTCAAGAAGTTTGGCTATAAGGACTTTAAGGAACGATTGTCATGA